The sequence CACGGAAAATTGCAACTGTGTGTGTTTTCCAAGGTTGAGTAAAAGTAAACCTCTATTTCAGTGAgcagtgagtgagtgagtgagtggcATAATGGACCATTCCTAAGCCCAATAACAGCCCAACAACTCTAATAACGCTTCTTTCAAGATCAAGATAAAAAAGAAGAACAATTTCTAGGTCCATTGTCCCAATTTCtgtttaatatataattattcgCGTGCATATAACGGCTTGTGTTTAACAAAGATAATTTACGTATAATATAAACTTATACCGAAGTTTTATGGCGTAAAATATAGAACTCACACATGTATTTGTTCATTCTTGCCTTTCATTTAAGGTAGTTAAAAAATTAAGAGTAACAATTTTAAAAAGAGCCAGAGAACTCACCAGTGCAAGTATTCCCTCAAGAAAGGGTTACTAGGGCTAGGTGCATCAGCATCCACCATAACCTAATAATATCCAAAGTACATATAAGTCGGTTTCATATAGCATGCAACCTACCCTAATTAGCGTTATAGACCAATTATACTATATTTAATACAATTCAATCTCTTGTTTTATAGTTTGAGTTTCATtgatttaaaagaaatttttcaAGTTTTGAGAACTAAAAAATAACTtcaattgataaaataaataactgaATAAAAATCTATTTCAAATTTACAAACTGTTATGCAAGTGATACAGTATAAATAATTTAATTCAGATCCCATCCGTGTAAATTGTTAGAAGTGAGATACAATTCAAATCCAAATGACGGTATGTGATTTTGATGGATTTTCAATTTAGATCAAAATGATTTGGAATCAAACATCCCCTAGAATATTCTTAAAAACCATGAATGAATATACTAATTACCAGTGTGTAGAAGGTCCTGAGGTCTTCACCACCAATAGTAATCCTAGGGCGGTTAACAACATGAGAGGGCCTCAGTTCACAGCCATTGTTAATCTCTCTGTTGTTAATGAGAACCTTAAGAGAAACTGAGCTAGTAAAAGGGTTCAGAACATCCCCAATTATACCACCAACAAGAAGAGGGTCCCCGTAATCCCTTGATGATGCCATTCTTGTGTTTTGATTTTGTTTCTTATTTGCAATGACGCTAATTATTAATGTAAACAAAAATATGAGTAAGTAGCTTCTATACCTTTCTTTGGTAGTTCTATGCAATTGTGAATGCATATATGCCTCTATATATAGATGTTTCTCCCTTGGCACGCATCTACTTTTTATTTGCTTCTGTCCCTTAAAATAAAGCTACAACTTCACCTTTAGTGTTGTTGCCATTAACATGGATTCTTTGGTAATAGTAAGACTATCTATTTGAGATTTAGCATTATAATTAGCTTTTAGTTTGTTGTTAGATGTTTTTAAAGATTTAGCTTTATTCGTATTAGCTTTCGGAGCATTGTTTCATATTGGAATAAGAATTTTCGATGTACTATATACTACTGTTTACTTTTCTCCACATCAATTAGGTACTCGATAACAACGATTTGAAAACCGAATCGGTTATTTATCGAACCTATAGTATTAGAAGTGATTTGGTTCAAAGATTCAACTAAtaagatataataaaataatatatctataccaatatataatgggGATATAGGAGTTTGGTATCCAATTCTTTCTTCCCATTTtaccctcttctttttttttcaagaaaatgTTTTACCCACTTcacttttaatataaaaaaaactgTTACTacgtatttaatttttttatttttttttaaattatttttacctatgacaaaatttaaaactaattcattttatttcaaataaactATGCTAAATGTTGATTTTAGACGCCATGTatgaaaggagaaaaaaaataattaggagtgataaataattttttttatcgatCTTATCATTTTATTTTGGGTATATTCTTTATGTGAGTACTTTATACCAATAGTTAATCTCATTATTCAATTTTTAGTGCTTCTCCTCTCACCATTAGGTGCACTTTTCTGTATTATTACTGTTGCCATCATTCTCCTTCCTTCAATATCGTGATTGTATCGCCTCCATCTTTTCCTCGCTTCCATTCACTACAATTGCAAATTTTATACCGTTTTGCTATAGTTATTAATGTCAGGTACACAATTTTTATAttctcctattttgtttattaattattcttatagtttgatatttaaaaataaaaaaaataaacattctcatttcttctttttttttcattacttATAAGAAAATGAAGACCTCTTCAGATTCATATTTTGGCCTACCACTTAAAAAATATGAAGACAAATATAAATATCTGAGACATTTAAGTAAAAATTAACTTTTGTAAATAACTAATATGTATTttgatttatatataatttttttgaatcaggataatattattataattattttttaaactatatatatatatatatatatatatatatatatatttctttattGTATATTTTAATCCTCCAGCATGCCTCTGGAGCGGCAATCCATCTTGCATCAATAAACTGTTGCACCTCATCATAATGAGATCTTTTGTGAACCTCCATTGCCACACGGTCTGGTCCCTTATAGCAATACTTACTATATAAATATTAAGTAGAggaataaagaagcgcttgtagGGAGGCAACCTAACCATAAGTAtcctttagttttttttttcagtttgattttcatgcatttttatttttaattatagttTTCCTTGGATTAATTTTAATTGTGATCGTGTAAAGTGCTTAGAACAGGGACAGGAGGACTCAGGAGGAAGAACAGAACCCCAGAGATCGCTCAATTCGAAGTGTTCTGGCACTAAATGCATTTTCTGCTGAGAGGATTGGAACTAACGGTTGTTAAACTTATTCTTATTAAAACCGCTTTGAAagttgttgttgaaatttggcTGAGGCTTCTGGGGTTGCTTTTTCCACGTAAAATttaggtgattcctccatccttgATTAAATGTGTTAGAAtaaggatcattattgggatttctagagGAATTTCTTACATAGTTGACCTGTTCAGGAGTGAGTTAAGCATACTCATAAATCTCCCCTTGGTTAAAACCACCACTCATGTCATAAGATGCATCTTGAGTATTAACAACTGAGACTTGCATTCCACCCAAGTATTGTGTAAGAGCATCCGAGCACACGCCGAAGTCACTATGCTCTCAGAAGCTCCAAAAGAAGACCAAGGACAGGCAATTCTTGCAATTCTTGGAAATCTTCAAAAAGTTGCAAATTAATATTCCTTTTGCGGAGGTACTGGAGCATATGCCTCTCTATGTTGAGTTCATGAAGGGCTTACTCTCTGAAAAGAAGATCCTAAAAGGAGATGAAACAGTAGTCCTGATTGAGGAATGCAGTGCATTAATTCAGAGCAagttgccaaggaagatgccagatccaggaagctttcagATTTCATGCACTATTGGGAGCATCAACTTTAACAAGGCCTTTTGTGATCTTGGTGCaggcatcaatttaatgcccttgtctgtaaTGAAGAAGCTCGGAATTCAAGAGGCACAACCAACAAGTATAGCACTACAAATGGTAGAGAAGTATCTGAAACAAGCACATGGAATAGTAGAAAATGTCTTGGTCAAGGTTGGAGAATTTTTtctccctgcagattttgtgatccTTGACATAGGAGAGGATGCAAACGATTCTCTGatccttggaagaccattcctagccaccgAGAGAGCTTTGATTGATGTGGAAAAAGGGGAGCTGGTTTTGAGGATGCGTGAGGATTACTTGGTATTCAAGGTTTTTGGACCTTTACACCACTCTGATGAAGGAGGCACTTGCACGAAGGGTGAGCTCACTACCTCAAGTCTACAAGGACCCTTGACTGATGCAAAGCAGAGTTTACTGTTCAAGCCTCTCTTGGTGGGAACCAATAAAAtttctcctgacatcaaacctaagtttggtgttgggagtgcatcatccaccaaggagggaGTTCCTAAGAAGAAGGTGCCTAGAGGTTGGAGGATCAAGAAGATTTCCAGTGAGGATTTTTCACCCGGAATAAAGGTGATATTCATTAAGAGCCCCATCCTGCCTCATACAGTGAATAGAATCCTATCTCTTGAGCACATTGAGCTAATTCATAATAGAATAGGAAAGAAGTTCACAGTGAGGGATGAAGCTAAGCCCCTATGATCACCCCCTCCCTAGTGGAGTTGACCGTCGAGCTAGTGACAGTAAAGaaacacttgttgggaggcaacccaagcATAAGTATCCTttagtttttctttcaatttgatttacatgcatttttatttttaattatagttTTTCTTGGATTAATTTTAATTGTGATCATGCAAAGTGCTTAGAACAGGGACATGAGGACTCAGGAGGAAGAACAGAACACCCCGGAGTGCATTCAATTCGAAGTGttctggcactaaacgccaggtGGGCATTCAACGTCAGACAAGGTAGCAAGggggctggcgttaaacgccaggagggcgtttaacgcccaagatGGACAAACagaagctggcattaaatgccaggtgggcgtttaacacccacaaGGGGCTAAGTTTTCAATGCCAACCGTGGCTCATAGGGCGCTAAACGGCAGCTAGGCGTTTAGCGCCAAGTGActcgttcaaaaaaaaaaaagaaaaaaaagaaaaaaaggtccaatactggcgctaaacgccgaggGTGACATTTAGTGCCAGGAACGCCAGTTTTAAATTTTCGAAGGAGAGCTCCAAGTGACCAACGGTTACTACCCTTCTCCCCTTCCACTTTGACCattcaaacacactctctcaccCCCTATCCCCTTTCCGATCCACATTCATCTCCCCATTTACCACCAACCTTCACATCACCTCCCACATCACCTAATCAATCCTCGTCAATCCCATCCATCTCTCTTCCCCATTAACCACATTCAATTCTATTTAACACCCCACCCTCCCCACAATAACTGTCCCCCCTCTACTCCCATCTATAAATACCCCACTTCCTTTTCACTTTCACCACACCATCACCTACTCCTTCTACATTTTCTTCTTACTTCCTATTCCcatattcttcttttcctttccatTCCTCCCCTTCCTTGAACCCTCATAGCCGAAACCCCCCAACCCTCCTTCCATacattttctttttattcattttattttcacTATACCTCACCTCTTTTACTTCTTTTCACtagtatttctatttttttttgctcggggatgagcaaaactttaagtttgg is a genomic window of Arachis ipaensis cultivar K30076 chromosome B06, Araip1.1, whole genome shotgun sequence containing:
- the LOC107648378 gene encoding protein FLOWERING LOCUS T-like, producing the protein MHSQLHRTTKERYRSYLLIFLFTLIISVIANKKQNQNTRMASSRDYGDPLLVGGIIGDVLNPFTSSVSLKVLINNREINNGCELRPSHVVNRPRITIGGEDLRTFYTLVMVDADAPSPSNPFLREYLHWMVTDIPATTNTTFGKYGHSISAPQPNAGIHRFIVVLFKQLGRDTVFPPEWRHNFNTRDFACNNSLAPVAAVYFNCQRERGCGGRRME